One window of Hylemonella gracilis genomic DNA carries:
- a CDS encoding sensor histidine kinase has translation MQTSIHRRVLTWSLGALALGAALLLVGFYKVLADEMGEVFADNLKQVALAVANHPDARDGQSSEEVRRLAQQLPRIYEEYGDFEFVTAVWTREGRLLHTSDPRARLPFLVRNGLSMVETYTPDGTGRWHIYTIVLEDRIVQAAQRADERDVLARETANKLTLPIVGLLTLVAGLLTYALRRGLAPLSSAAADVAARSAEILHPIPLQVYPPELHPLVSATNDLMARLGHALALQRNFLADAAHELRTPVAALRLQLQLLERAGGEAQRRQALVDLRAGVERAQRLIEQLLQLSRLAPDAPMPTHHPVDLQGLARSVVSLFSARADERGVDLGVLLARSVADDSNAPGPIVQGDVQQLTILLSNLVDNALRHTPAGGRVDVATETDKGQASLTVTDSGPGIPLGERQRVFDRFYRGHSEATHSVGSGLGLAIVKAVAEQHGASVELGDAPDHGLRVTVHFPPT, from the coding sequence ATGCAAACCTCCATCCACCGCAGGGTACTCACTTGGTCCTTGGGGGCCTTGGCACTGGGCGCGGCCTTGCTGCTGGTGGGCTTCTACAAGGTGCTCGCCGACGAAATGGGGGAGGTATTTGCGGACAACCTCAAGCAGGTGGCCTTGGCCGTGGCCAACCACCCAGACGCCCGAGATGGACAGTCTTCTGAAGAAGTGCGGCGACTGGCTCAGCAGTTGCCACGCATCTACGAAGAGTACGGAGATTTTGAGTTTGTCACGGCGGTTTGGACGCGCGAAGGGAGGCTGCTGCACACCTCCGACCCTCGAGCCCGCCTGCCTTTTCTGGTGCGCAACGGCTTGTCCATGGTCGAAACCTACACCCCGGACGGCACGGGTCGGTGGCATATCTACACGATCGTGCTGGAAGATCGCATCGTGCAAGCGGCCCAACGCGCCGATGAACGCGATGTGCTCGCCCGCGAGACCGCCAACAAGCTGACCCTGCCCATTGTCGGCCTGCTGACGCTGGTGGCGGGTCTGCTGACGTACGCGCTGCGACGGGGACTCGCGCCCTTGTCCAGCGCGGCCGCCGACGTGGCGGCGCGCAGCGCCGAGATACTGCACCCGATACCGTTGCAGGTGTACCCGCCCGAGCTGCATCCGCTGGTCAGCGCCACGAACGACCTGATGGCGCGCCTAGGTCACGCACTGGCCCTGCAACGCAATTTTCTCGCCGACGCCGCGCATGAACTGCGCACGCCGGTCGCCGCGCTGCGCCTGCAACTGCAACTCCTGGAACGCGCGGGGGGCGAGGCACAACGCCGACAGGCTTTGGTGGACCTGCGCGCGGGCGTGGAGCGAGCGCAACGGCTCATCGAACAGCTTCTGCAATTGTCGCGCCTGGCCCCTGACGCGCCCATGCCAACGCATCATCCCGTGGACCTGCAAGGCCTTGCGCGCTCCGTGGTCAGCCTGTTCAGCGCCCGGGCCGATGAGCGGGGCGTGGATCTAGGCGTTCTGCTCGCGCGCTCCGTGGCCGATGATTCCAATGCCCCCGGCCCCATCGTGCAGGGGGATGTTCAGCAGCTCACCATCTTGCTGTCGAACTTGGTGGACAACGCCCTGCGTCACACACCGGCGGGTGGACGCGTGGATGTTGCCACCGAGACGGACAAGGGCCAGGCCAGTCTGACTGTGACGGACAGCGGCCCCGGCATTCCGCTCGGCGAGCGGCAGCGCGTGTTCGATCGTTTCTACCGTGGCCACTCAGAAGCCACTCATTCCGTCGGGAGTGGACTCGGTTTGGCCATTGTCAAAGCCGTGGCGGAGCAACATGGCGCGAGCGTGGAACTGGGCGATGCCCCGGATCACGGATTGCGCGTCACCGTGCACTTCCCGCCGACTTGA
- a CDS encoding phosphoethanolamine transferase — MKIWKKTSQDQAQNTKRWFQTRPQLSAEALLALGAMYLLLACNGPFWRAAMVGRDMGVLSSWGFATALLVACASAYFAAMALVTLPLPRRGVRPLLAILFLASATAAWYMDRYAVHFDKDMLRNVLATNWDEASELLNWGLVWHVTLFGALPAVLLWWPRIPARSWGRTLVWRALSIAAALVLVVLSVWAVSADFAALNRNHKEVRYLLTPGNLVVAAVREAAGPGVLQSRQAREVVGADARLGGVWQQRGRRGRPALFVLVVGETARAPNFSLNGYERPTNPELTRHQATGQLVNFSQVTSCGTSTEVSLPCMFSPFGRRHYNEEQILTHETLLQVLARAGFQVLWRDNQSGCKGVCDGLPTQSLNHAKVEGLCFEGQCLDEILVQGLPQIAADGRGNLFIVLHQLGSHGPAYYRRYPAAYKRFGPACEDESLRNCTSEQVRNAYDNSLLYTDHVLGRVIDFLAQAGGPNGRYDTAMLYLSDHGESLGESGLYLHGMPWAIAPREQTHVPMVAWLSPAFAQNFGVDMACLRARSDVALSHDNLFHSMLGLLDVETSAYEPALDMFRPCRASGPIAAPAAAAVRPGLKSAGSAR, encoded by the coding sequence ATGAAAATCTGGAAAAAAACATCGCAGGATCAGGCGCAAAACACGAAACGCTGGTTTCAGACACGCCCCCAGCTTTCCGCCGAAGCCTTGTTGGCGCTAGGTGCGATGTACTTATTGCTCGCATGCAACGGACCGTTCTGGCGTGCGGCCATGGTCGGGCGCGACATGGGAGTACTTTCAAGTTGGGGGTTCGCGACCGCATTGCTCGTGGCCTGCGCCTCCGCGTACTTCGCCGCGATGGCGCTGGTGACATTGCCCCTTCCACGTCGTGGCGTGCGCCCCCTGTTGGCCATCCTGTTCCTGGCTTCGGCCACGGCAGCCTGGTACATGGACCGTTATGCCGTTCATTTTGACAAGGACATGCTGCGCAACGTGTTGGCGACGAACTGGGACGAGGCGAGCGAGCTCTTGAACTGGGGCTTGGTCTGGCACGTGACGCTGTTCGGTGCCTTGCCCGCGGTGCTGCTCTGGTGGCCGCGCATCCCAGCCCGCTCCTGGGGGCGCACGCTGGTGTGGCGCGCGCTGTCGATTGCCGCGGCCTTGGTGTTGGTCGTGCTGAGCGTGTGGGCGGTGTCCGCCGATTTCGCCGCGCTCAACCGCAACCACAAGGAGGTGCGCTACCTGCTCACGCCGGGCAATCTGGTGGTCGCGGCGGTGCGCGAGGCTGCAGGCCCCGGCGTGTTGCAATCAAGGCAAGCCAGGGAGGTGGTGGGGGCCGACGCGCGTCTGGGCGGGGTTTGGCAGCAAAGGGGTCGCCGCGGCCGGCCGGCCCTTTTCGTGCTGGTCGTCGGGGAGACAGCCCGGGCGCCGAATTTCTCTCTCAACGGGTATGAGCGTCCGACCAATCCGGAACTCACGCGCCACCAGGCGACGGGGCAATTGGTGAACTTCTCGCAGGTCACGTCTTGCGGCACCTCCACCGAGGTTTCCCTGCCTTGCATGTTCTCGCCGTTCGGGCGCAGGCATTACAACGAGGAGCAGATCCTCACGCATGAGACATTGCTACAGGTGCTGGCACGTGCGGGCTTCCAGGTGCTGTGGCGCGACAACCAGAGCGGTTGCAAGGGGGTGTGCGACGGCTTGCCGACCCAGAGCCTGAACCACGCCAAGGTGGAAGGATTGTGCTTCGAAGGTCAATGCCTGGACGAAATCCTGGTTCAGGGGTTGCCCCAGATCGCCGCCGATGGGCGAGGCAACCTGTTCATCGTGCTGCATCAACTCGGCAGCCATGGACCCGCCTACTATCGGCGGTATCCGGCCGCCTACAAGCGATTCGGACCGGCCTGCGAGGACGAGAGTCTGCGCAACTGCACGTCGGAGCAAGTGCGCAACGCCTACGACAATTCACTGCTGTACACCGACCATGTTCTGGGGCGTGTGATCGATTTCCTGGCTCAGGCTGGAGGACCGAACGGTCGCTACGACACCGCCATGCTCTACCTGTCCGACCACGGTGAATCGCTGGGCGAGTCGGGCCTGTACCTGCACGGTATGCCCTGGGCCATCGCGCCACGCGAACAGACCCATGTGCCCATGGTGGCGTGGTTGTCTCCGGCGTTCGCGCAGAACTTCGGGGTGGACATGGCTTGCCTGCGCGCGCGCTCGGATGTGGCACTGAGCCATGACAATCTGTTCCATTCCATGCTCGGCCTGCTGGATGTGGAAACCAGTGCCTATGAACCGGCGCTGGACATGTTCCGTCCCTGTCGTGCCTCAGGTCCGATCGCGGCGCCTGCCGCGGCGGCGGTGCGTCCGGGGCTCAAGTCGGCGGGAAGTGCACGGTGA
- the efp gene encoding elongation factor P, whose product MKIAQEIRAGNVIMHGKDPMVVLKTEYARGGRNAATVRMKLKSLIANFGTEVVFKADDKMDQVILEKKECTYSYFADPMYVCMDTEFNQYEVEAENMGDALHYLEDGMAVEVVFYDGKAISVELPTSVVREITWTEPAVKGDTSGKVLKPAKIATGFEVPVPLFVSQGDKIEIDTRTGEYRKRV is encoded by the coding sequence ATGAAAATCGCTCAAGAAATCCGCGCCGGCAACGTCATCATGCACGGCAAGGATCCGATGGTCGTGCTCAAGACCGAATACGCCCGCGGCGGCCGCAATGCCGCCACCGTGCGCATGAAGCTCAAAAGCCTGATCGCCAACTTCGGCACCGAAGTCGTGTTCAAGGCCGACGACAAGATGGACCAGGTCATTCTGGAAAAGAAGGAATGCACCTACTCCTACTTCGCCGACCCGATGTACGTCTGCATGGACACCGAATTCAACCAGTACGAGGTGGAAGCCGAGAACATGGGTGACGCCCTGCACTACCTGGAAGACGGCATGGCCGTGGAAGTGGTGTTCTACGACGGCAAGGCCATCTCGGTCGAACTGCCCACCAGCGTCGTGCGCGAGATCACCTGGACCGAACCCGCCGTCAAGGGCGACACCTCGGGCAAGGTGCTCAAGCCCGCCAAGATCGCCACCGGTTTTGAAGTGCCGGTTCCGCTCTTCGTGTCGCAGGGCGACAAGATCGAAATCGACACCCGCACGGGTGAATACCGCAAGCGTGTCTGA
- a CDS encoding TIGR00730 family Rossman fold protein: MLKHARDLNPRTLADAWDDLKAHADAGLPLGADAYRLAFADPEFLLRRETRGIRFQLELMKPDLEQQEQGIEHTVVVYGSARTPSPEQAQSNLEAARLSGDAEALKRAERDVRNARNYDAARRFGKLAAEHGARLPQNERFYICTGGGPGIMEAANRGAHEAGALNVGLNITLQHEQSGNRYISPSLSFKFHYFALRKMHFMMRAKALVAFPGGFGTLDELFEVLTLVQTGKSERVPVVLYNSAFWKRLIHFDLLIEEGLISPQDVELFRIVDTPEAAWEAIQSFYTSDTAPRG, from the coding sequence ATGCTGAAACACGCCCGAGACCTCAACCCGCGCACCTTGGCCGACGCATGGGACGACCTCAAGGCCCACGCCGATGCCGGCCTGCCGCTGGGCGCCGATGCCTACCGGCTGGCCTTTGCCGATCCCGAATTCCTGCTGCGCCGCGAGACACGCGGTATCCGCTTTCAGCTGGAGCTGATGAAACCCGATCTGGAGCAGCAGGAACAGGGCATCGAGCACACCGTGGTGGTCTATGGCAGCGCCCGCACCCCCTCACCCGAACAGGCCCAATCCAATCTGGAAGCGGCCAGACTTAGCGGCGACGCCGAAGCGCTGAAACGCGCGGAACGTGATGTGCGCAACGCCCGCAACTACGACGCCGCCCGGCGTTTCGGCAAGCTGGCGGCCGAACACGGCGCGCGCTTGCCACAAAACGAGCGTTTCTACATCTGCACCGGCGGCGGCCCCGGCATCATGGAAGCGGCCAACCGCGGCGCGCACGAGGCCGGTGCGCTCAACGTCGGCCTGAACATCACGCTGCAGCACGAGCAAAGTGGCAACCGCTACATCTCGCCCAGCCTGAGCTTCAAGTTCCACTACTTCGCGCTGCGCAAGATGCACTTCATGATGCGCGCCAAGGCGTTGGTCGCCTTCCCCGGCGGCTTCGGCACGCTGGACGAGCTGTTCGAGGTGCTGACGCTGGTGCAGACCGGCAAGTCTGAGCGGGTACCCGTCGTGCTCTACAACAGCGCCTTCTGGAAACGGCTCATCCACTTCGATCTGCTGATCGAGGAAGGCCTGATCTCGCCCCAGGACGTGGAACTGTTCCGCATCGTCGACACGCCGGAAGCGGCCTGGGAAGCGATCCAGTCTTTCTACACGTCCGACACCGCACCACGCGGCTGA
- a CDS encoding MFS transporter produces the protein MNWLLARLILGHICLHACMAGLRMAAPLLALTQGYSPLAVGVLMSLFALTQVFLALPAGRYADRHGLRRPVGLGVAAAVGGATLAAMFPVFPVLCLAALCAGGATGAASIALQRQVGRSARDAAELKRMFSWLSIGPAFSNFLGPLLAGLLIDHAGVWLGGQPGDLQGYRAAFLFAALLPLVTWLCVRRAPQRRASAAQASGSRKAWDLLREPMMRRLMVVNWLLSACWDVHTFVMPVLGHERGFSASTIGTLLGAFAISAAAVRLLMPWVAARLREWVVIGGAMLATAVLFGAYPFMPGAWSMGLCSVLLGLVLGSVQPLIMSTLHQITPEDRHGEALGLRLLTLNASSVAMPLMFGSVGAVVGVSLVFWTVGAAVGWGSRAAWGLKSLAQPRGAVSDV, from the coding sequence ATGAACTGGCTCCTGGCACGCCTGATCCTGGGCCATATCTGCCTGCACGCCTGCATGGCGGGCCTGCGCATGGCCGCGCCGCTGCTGGCCTTGACGCAGGGCTACAGCCCGCTGGCGGTGGGCGTGCTGATGTCCTTGTTCGCCTTGACCCAGGTCTTTCTGGCCTTGCCGGCGGGGCGTTACGCCGACCGCCATGGCTTGCGTCGTCCCGTGGGTCTGGGCGTGGCGGCCGCGGTTGGCGGCGCCACGCTGGCTGCCATGTTTCCCGTCTTTCCGGTGCTGTGCCTGGCGGCCTTGTGCGCGGGTGGGGCCACGGGCGCCGCGTCCATCGCCTTGCAGCGACAGGTGGGGCGCAGCGCGCGCGACGCGGCCGAGCTCAAACGCATGTTCAGCTGGCTGTCCATTGGACCGGCATTCTCGAATTTTCTGGGACCGTTGCTGGCCGGCCTGCTGATCGACCATGCGGGTGTCTGGCTGGGCGGGCAGCCGGGTGATCTGCAGGGGTATCGGGCTGCCTTCCTGTTCGCTGCGCTGCTGCCTTTGGTGACTTGGCTGTGCGTGCGGCGCGCCCCGCAGCGGCGCGCAAGCGCTGCCCAGGCCTCGGGGTCACGCAAGGCCTGGGACCTGTTGCGCGAGCCCATGATGCGCCGTTTGATGGTGGTGAACTGGTTGCTCTCGGCCTGCTGGGACGTGCACACCTTTGTCATGCCGGTTCTGGGGCATGAGCGCGGTTTCAGCGCATCGACCATCGGCACCTTGCTGGGGGCCTTTGCGATCTCGGCGGCGGCGGTGCGCCTACTCATGCCCTGGGTGGCCGCGCGCCTGCGTGAGTGGGTGGTGATCGGTGGCGCCATGCTGGCCACCGCCGTGCTCTTCGGGGCTTACCCCTTCATGCCGGGCGCCTGGAGCATGGGGCTCTGCTCTGTGCTGCTGGGCCTGGTGCTGGGTTCGGTGCAGCCGCTCATCATGAGCACCTTGCATCAGATCACGCCCGAGGACCGGCACGGCGAGGCGCTGGGCCTGCGCTTGCTGACGCTCAATGCGTCCAGCGTCGCGATGCCGTTGATGTTCGGCAGCGTGGGCGCGGTGGTGGGGGTGTCCCTGGTGTTCTGGACCGTGGGCGCGGCGGTGGGCTGGGGCAGCCGCGCCGCCTGGGGCCTGAAGTCGCTCGCTCAGCCGCGTGGTGCGGTGTCGGACGTGTAG
- a CDS encoding DNA recombination protein RmuC encodes MNISLLVLLAVVLLLVNLALLLALLLRRGDTGAGRQLTRELRQDIGDSARGTRQELQQTLATFQQTLVQQSATATRMQDARLDDFSQKIALFQKEVRDTLTTQLTNLSEMNARRIGEMNMTMEAKLAQLQQSNAVKLDEMRATVDEKLHATLEQRLGESFKQVAERLELVHKGLGEMQSLAAGVGDLKHLLTNVKTRGMFGEAQLGALLEQVFVPDQYAAQVATVPGSKNLVDFAIKLPGKGDEGAPCWLPIDAKFPNEDYERLLDAQQRADAVAAELAAKALEARIRLEAKSIGDKYLAPPHTTDFAILFLPTEGLYAEVLRRPGLMESLQRDLRVTLAGPTTLLAMLSSLQMGFRTLALEKRSSEVWQVLGAVKTEFNRFGDVLDKTKKKLEEASNTIDAAQVRSRAMGRALRQVEALPEAQAKALLPLDKGADEE; translated from the coding sequence ATGAACATATCCTTGCTGGTCCTGCTGGCCGTCGTGCTGCTCCTCGTGAATCTGGCCCTGCTGCTGGCCCTGTTGTTGCGCCGTGGCGACACGGGCGCGGGGCGGCAACTGACGCGCGAGCTGCGGCAGGACATTGGCGACTCCGCGCGCGGCACGCGCCAGGAGTTGCAGCAGACGCTGGCGACCTTTCAACAGACGCTGGTGCAGCAGTCGGCGACCGCCACGCGCATGCAGGACGCGCGCCTGGACGATTTCAGCCAGAAGATCGCGCTGTTCCAGAAGGAAGTGCGCGACACCCTGACGACGCAGCTGACCAACCTGAGCGAGATGAACGCGCGGCGCATCGGCGAGATGAACATGACGATGGAGGCCAAGCTGGCGCAGCTGCAGCAGAGCAACGCGGTCAAGCTTGACGAGATGCGCGCCACTGTCGACGAGAAACTGCACGCGACGCTGGAGCAGCGTCTGGGCGAGAGCTTCAAGCAGGTGGCCGAGCGGCTGGAGCTGGTGCACAAGGGCCTGGGTGAGATGCAGAGCCTGGCCGCGGGTGTGGGCGACCTGAAGCACCTGCTGACCAATGTGAAGACACGCGGCATGTTCGGCGAGGCCCAATTGGGCGCGCTGCTGGAACAGGTGTTTGTGCCTGATCAGTACGCGGCGCAGGTGGCGACCGTGCCCGGCAGCAAGAATCTGGTGGACTTCGCGATCAAGCTGCCGGGCAAAGGGGATGAGGGCGCGCCTTGCTGGCTGCCCATAGACGCCAAATTCCCGAACGAGGATTACGAGCGCTTGCTCGATGCGCAGCAGCGGGCCGACGCGGTGGCCGCCGAGTTGGCGGCCAAGGCGCTCGAGGCACGCATCCGGCTTGAAGCCAAAAGCATAGGCGACAAATACCTGGCGCCGCCGCACACGACAGACTTTGCGATTCTATTTTTGCCCACCGAGGGCCTTTACGCTGAAGTTCTGCGCCGCCCCGGCTTGATGGAGTCATTGCAGCGTGATCTGCGTGTGACATTGGCCGGACCGACAACGTTGCTGGCGATGCTGAGTTCCTTGCAGATGGGGTTTCGCACGCTGGCGCTGGAAAAGCGCAGCAGCGAGGTGTGGCAGGTGCTGGGCGCGGTCAAGACGGAGTTCAACCGTTTCGGCGACGTGTTGGACAAGACCAAGAAGAAGCTGGAAGAGGCCAGCAACACCATCGACGCGGCCCAGGTGCGCAGCCGCGCCATGGGGCGCGCACTGCGCCAGGTCGAAGCTCTGCCCGAGGCGCAAGCCAAGGCACTGTTGCCGCTGGACAAGGGCGCGGATGAGGAGTGA
- a CDS encoding magnesium transporter: MDHPTLEEIVTDTPQARAWLRTAIAQRDDREAAKLLREAAPELTSALLLELHPGRSTAILEFFPEDHAERVRAASPPIQVRQWARNRAYAEGSVGRLMDPVYAVFPPQLTVGETIERLRELIKQAFITYGFIVDEAGRLRGVITMRDLLFAEHDRTLEAVMIPSPFSLDARMPLAEAMKAVLSRHYPVYPVCDGDGRLVGLVRGQVLFEEQNFEISAQPASMVGVEEERLTTPWQRCLKLRHPWLQFNLLTAFLAAAVVGIFQETLNQLVILALFLPVLAGQSGNTGCQALAVTLRGLTLGEVRPGRERALVAKEAWLGLLNGLLVGLVSAVGMYVTAASQHNPAALWLAVAILLAMIGSCVVSGISGAMIPLTLKRLGADPATASSIFLTTATDVASMGLFLGLATVLILW, from the coding sequence ATGGATCACCCCACCCTGGAAGAGATCGTCACCGACACGCCGCAGGCCCGGGCCTGGCTGCGCACGGCCATTGCGCAGCGCGATGACCGCGAGGCCGCCAAGCTGTTGCGTGAGGCGGCACCCGAACTCACCAGCGCGCTCTTGCTGGAATTGCACCCGGGACGCTCGACCGCCATTCTGGAATTTTTCCCCGAGGACCATGCCGAGCGCGTGCGCGCGGCATCGCCCCCGATCCAGGTGCGTCAGTGGGCACGCAACCGTGCTTACGCCGAAGGCAGCGTGGGGCGCCTCATGGACCCGGTCTACGCCGTCTTTCCGCCGCAGCTCACCGTGGGCGAGACCATCGAGCGCCTGCGCGAGCTGATCAAGCAGGCCTTCATCACCTACGGTTTCATCGTGGACGAGGCGGGCCGGTTGCGGGGCGTGATCACCATGCGCGACCTGCTGTTCGCCGAACACGATCGCACCCTGGAGGCGGTGATGATTCCTTCCCCCTTCAGCCTGGACGCGCGCATGCCGCTGGCCGAGGCGATGAAGGCCGTGCTCAGTCGCCATTACCCCGTGTATCCGGTCTGCGACGGTGACGGTCGCCTGGTCGGGCTGGTGCGAGGCCAGGTGCTGTTCGAGGAGCAGAACTTCGAGATCAGCGCCCAGCCCGCCAGCATGGTCGGTGTCGAGGAAGAGCGCCTCACCACGCCCTGGCAGCGTTGCCTGAAGCTGCGCCATCCCTGGCTGCAGTTCAACCTGTTGACGGCCTTTCTGGCGGCGGCGGTGGTGGGTATTTTCCAGGAGACATTGAACCAATTGGTCATCCTGGCCTTGTTCCTGCCCGTGCTGGCTGGCCAGAGCGGCAACACGGGTTGCCAGGCACTCGCCGTGACTTTGCGCGGTCTGACCTTGGGCGAGGTGCGTCCGGGCCGCGAGCGCGCCCTGGTCGCCAAGGAAGCCTGGCTCGGTCTCTTGAATGGTCTGCTGGTGGGCCTGGTCAGCGCGGTCGGCATGTACGTCACGGCGGCGTCCCAACACAATCCGGCCGCGCTCTGGCTGGCCGTGGCCATCCTGCTGGCGATGATTGGCAGTTGCGTGGTCAGTGGCATTTCGGGGGCGATGATTCCGCTCACTTTGAAGCGCCTGGGCGCGGACCCGGCCACGGCGTCGAGCATCTTTCTGACCACCGCCACCGACGTCGCGAGCATGGGCTTGTTCCTCGGGCTGGCAACCGTGCTCATCCTGTGGTGA
- a CDS encoding DMT family transporter → MNLFLYFLTVFIWGTTWIAIKLQLGVVAIPVSIFYRFALAGLVLFAVLLLTRKLQPLDRRGHALCMGQGLCLFCLNFLCFYTATQWIPSGLVSVVFSAATLWNAVNARLWFGTRIAPRVMLAGLVGFSGLLLLFWPELAGQQASRETLLGLGFALLGTFSFSTGNMLSSLQQRAGIRPMTSNAYSMLYGAAVLLAGCIVAGVPFAFDSSTTYVGGLLYLAIPGSVIGFTAYLTLVGRMGPARAAYCTVLFPVVALSVSTVAEGYQWTPVAFLGLALVMFGNLLVFSKWSPFTRAASA, encoded by the coding sequence GTGAATCTATTCCTGTATTTCCTGACGGTCTTCATCTGGGGCACGACCTGGATCGCCATCAAGCTGCAATTGGGGGTGGTGGCCATCCCGGTGTCCATTTTCTACCGCTTTGCCCTGGCGGGCCTCGTGCTGTTCGCCGTGCTGCTGCTGACCCGCAAGTTGCAGCCTCTGGACCGGCGCGGGCATGCGCTGTGCATGGGGCAGGGGCTGTGCCTGTTCTGCCTGAACTTCCTGTGCTTTTACACGGCCACCCAATGGATTCCGAGTGGCTTGGTGTCGGTCGTGTTCTCCGCCGCGACGTTGTGGAATGCCGTGAACGCGCGCCTGTGGTTTGGCACGCGGATCGCGCCGCGCGTCATGCTGGCGGGCCTGGTCGGCTTCTCCGGCCTCTTGCTCTTGTTCTGGCCGGAACTGGCGGGGCAGCAGGCCAGTCGCGAGACCTTGCTGGGCCTCGGGTTCGCGCTGCTGGGCACCTTCAGCTTTTCCACCGGCAATATGCTGTCATCGCTGCAGCAGCGCGCCGGCATCCGCCCCATGACCAGCAACGCCTACAGCATGCTCTATGGTGCTGCGGTGCTGCTGGCAGGGTGCATCGTGGCCGGCGTGCCCTTTGCCTTCGATTCCTCGACGACCTATGTGGGGGGCTTGCTGTACCTCGCAATCCCGGGTTCGGTGATCGGCTTCACGGCCTACCTGACCCTGGTGGGACGCATGGGACCGGCACGTGCCGCCTATTGCACCGTGCTGTTCCCGGTGGTCGCGCTCAGCGTGTCCACGGTGGCCGAGGGCTACCAGTGGACCCCGGTCGCGTTCCTTGGGCTGGCGCTGGTGATGTTTGGCAACCTGCTGGTCTTCAGCAAGTGGTCGCCTTTCACGCGCGCGGCGTCGGCCTGA